From the genome of Dehalococcoidales bacterium:
AGTACCAGAGAAAGAGGCAGATCATTTACACCGCAATTGAATGCTTTTGCCAGCGCAAGAGCTACTTGGATAGCAGAATATGCATCATTGCATTGCCCCATATCAATTAGTCTGGGGATACCACCGATTTGCCCAATGTTAAGATCATTAAACCGGTATTTGCCACAACCAAGAGTCAATACGATTGAATCTTTTGGAGAGTTTTTCACAAAATCCGTATAATAATTCCTGCCTGGCTTTGCTCCATCGCACCCGCCAACCAGGTAGAAGCGCTTGATAGCGCCGGACTTAACTCCATCAATTATAGTTCCAGCCACACTCAGTACTGCGTTTTGGGCAAATCCTGTCATCAGTTCCGAACCACCATTTACCCCAGTAAAAAGCTTACCCTCTTCCCAGCCTCCAAGCTCAAGCGCTTTGGTTATAGCAGGAGAAAAATCCTTGACTCCTGATTGTTCCTTTATATGTTTTATCCCCGGGTAACCTACAACAGAAGTGGTATAAATCCGGTCAGAGTAAGAAGGTTTAGGTGGCATCAAGCAGTTGGTGGTATAAACAACCACTGCTGGTATGTGGCTAAATTCTTTCTGCTGGTTTTGCCAGGCCGTTCCGAAATTCCCCTTTAAATGGCTATATTTTCTTAGAGCCGGATAACCATGTGCTGGCAGCATCTCTCCATGAGTGTATATATTTATACCCTTGCCTTTCGTCTGATCGAGGAGCTGCTTTAAATCCAGCAGGTCATGACCGGTGATTACTATAAAAGGTCCCTTTTCGACTTTCATGCTGACTTTTGCTGGCTCCGGATTACCGAACGTAGTGGTGTGAGCTTCATCAAGCAAGGCCATACATTGAAGGTTGACTAGCCCGAATTCGAGTATAAGATTAAGCCATTCTTCAGCGGTATGGTCTCCACCTATGGCACGCATACCTTTATAGAGCCAGGCAGTAACATCTTTATCATTTTTACCAAGCAGATGTGCATGCCAAGCATAAGCCGCCATACCTCTCAAGCCGAAAAGCAGGGTGGAACGAAGAGAGACGATATCTTCATTCCCGGCAAACAAATCGCTAGCTGCCATGTCAGAAGCTCCACCCAAGTGGTTTTTCTCTGTTTTAATCTGTGTTTTAATTTCATCGATAGCTGCTGGGTCGAAGTTGACGTTGGTCAACGTAGCGAACAGGCTCTTCATCATGAGTTCGTCCACTTTTTTACCGGGAGTTTTGCCTTCTGCTGCTCTGGCAAGTCCAATAATCGCTCCGGTGAGTTCGTCTTGCTTTGCAGATACTTCCGGTGTTTTTCCGCAAACACCTATTTTGGTGCAACCTTTGCCTGCTGCGGTTTGCTCACACTGGAAACAAAACATATCGTTCATTATTTACCCCTATAATTTTATATTATTACCTTGTCGCCGACGACATAAATATATTACAATTTTAAAGATAAGTCGGTAACATTTGTTACATAATTTTCAGGAGGAAGATATGTACACAAAATGGCTTGGGGTTTTAAAGGCTTCCCCGATTTTTAACGATATTGAAGAAACCAATTTAAGCACTATGCTCCAATGCTTGAAACCAGTAAAAAAGGAATATGAAAATCGTGAAATAATCGCACTGGATGGAACAGATTTTTCCGGTATTGGAGTGGTTGCTGACGGTAAAATTGCTTTAACTCGAGATACTTTTGGCGGAAATCGAGTTATATTGCAGGTGTTAGGACCTGGAGACATCGTTGGGGAAATGGTAGCTTTTTCGAACCTTAAAAAATGGCCTTTTACCGTGATTGCCCAAGATGATTGTTGCCTGTTTTTTTTACCGACTTACAAAGTAATGGGGTACTGCTCCAATATCTGCAGTTCACATTCTACGCTTATAATGAATATATTAAATATCCTCTCTAACAAAGCAATAGCTTTTTCCAAGACTATTGAACATCTCTCAGCCAGGAGTATCAGGGGCAGGGTATCAAGCTATCTTCTCGATGAGTTCAAACAGCGTGGGGAAAAACATTTTTCTCTCAGAATGAAAAGAAATGAGCTTTCTGATTATCTGGGCATCCCAAGGCCTTCCCTTTCAAGAGAAATGGCTAACATGAAAAATGATGGTATTATTGATTACGATGGCGCTGACATAACTATCAAGAGTGTTATC
Proteins encoded in this window:
- the hcp gene encoding hydroxylamine reductase, which encodes MNDMFCFQCEQTAAGKGCTKIGVCGKTPEVSAKQDELTGAIIGLARAAEGKTPGKKVDELMMKSLFATLTNVNFDPAAIDEIKTQIKTEKNHLGGASDMAASDLFAGNEDIVSLRSTLLFGLRGMAAYAWHAHLLGKNDKDVTAWLYKGMRAIGGDHTAEEWLNLILEFGLVNLQCMALLDEAHTTTFGNPEPAKVSMKVEKGPFIVITGHDLLDLKQLLDQTKGKGINIYTHGEMLPAHGYPALRKYSHLKGNFGTAWQNQQKEFSHIPAVVVYTTNCLMPPKPSYSDRIYTTSVVGYPGIKHIKEQSGVKDFSPAITKALELGGWEEGKLFTGVNGGSELMTGFAQNAVLSVAGTIIDGVKSGAIKRFYLVGGCDGAKPGRNYYTDFVKNSPKDSIVLTLGCGKYRFNDLNIGQIGGIPRLIDMGQCNDAYSAIQVALALAKAFNCGVNDLPLSLVLSWYEQKAVCILLTLLSLGIKNIYLGPSLPAFISPNVLGKLVEAFNIKPISTPEADMKAIAAGK
- a CDS encoding Crp/Fnr family transcriptional regulator; translation: MYTKWLGVLKASPIFNDIEETNLSTMLQCLKPVKKEYENREIIALDGTDFSGIGVVADGKIALTRDTFGGNRVILQVLGPGDIVGEMVAFSNLKKWPFTVIAQDDCCLFFLPTYKVMGYCSNICSSHSTLIMNILNILSNKAIAFSKTIEHLSARSIRGRVSSYLLDEFKQRGEKHFSLRMKRNELSDYLGIPRPSLSREMANMKNDGIIDYDGADITIKSVIRLEEAIE